A single region of the Chelmon rostratus isolate fCheRos1 chromosome 5, fCheRos1.pri, whole genome shotgun sequence genome encodes:
- the pheta1 gene encoding sesquipedalian-1: MKLNERSVAHYATCDSPPDKTGFLFKKGERNTAYHRRWFVLKGNMLFYFEERDSREPIGVIVLEGCTVELCESAEEFAFAIKFDCAKARVYKMAAENQAAMESWVKALSRASFDYMRLVVKELERQLEEIQEAAGGGCVGAGVGGLQGRPKSSRRNQVARCRSGASSSSSSLSSLSSSSSSAPPMSVPFSAQKSLQDEVQLISECSKENGVTWSRPSVALTNGFVEAASSCVAWEGCADSGNSSVIGYGADGVRAPPVPPRRRGASLESPVSPGTGCFSKLHDWYGKEVEELRVQWLQSQ; encoded by the coding sequence ATGAAGCTGAACGAACGCAGCGTGGCACACTACGCCACCTGTGACTCACCACCAGACAAGACAGGCTTCCTGTTTAAAAAGGGTGAGCGCAACACAGCTTATCACCGACGCTGGTTTGTCCTGAAGGGTAACATGCTCTTCTACTTTGAGGAGCGCGACAGCCGAGAGCCCATCGGCGTCATCGTCCTTGAAGGGTGCACTGTGGAGCTGTGCGAGTCAGCCGAGGAGTTCGCGTTCGCCATCAAATTCGACTGTGCCAAAGCACGGGTGTACAAGATGGCTGCTGAGAACCAAGCAGCCATGGAGTCGTGGGTGAAAGCGCTGTCAAGAGCCAGCTTTGACTACATGAGGCTGGTGGTGAAGGAGTTGGAGAGGCAGTTGGAGGAGATccaggaggctgcaggaggtGGCTGTGTTGGGGCTGGAGTTGGAGGCCTGCAGGGCAGGCCCAAGTCCTCCAGGCGTAACCAGGTGGCGCGGTGCCGGTCTGGagcatcctcttcctcctcatctttatcCTCcttatcatcatcttcatcaagTGCCCCACCCATGTCGGTCCCCTTCTCTGCTCAAAAGAGCCTGCAGGATGAGGTGCAGCTCATCTCTGAGTGTTCCAAGGAGAATGGAGTCACATGGAGTAGACCATCAGTTGCCTTGACTAACGGCTTTGTTGAGGCAGCGTCTTCCTGTGTGGCCTGGGAAGGCTGTGCAGACTCTGGGaacagctctgtgattggttaTGGGGCTGATGGGGTGAGGGCTCCACCAGTGCCGCCCAGGAGAAGAGGAGCATCCCTGGAAAGCCCCGTCTCTCCTGGCACCggctgcttctccaaactcCACGATTGGTACGgcaaggaggtggaggagctgagagtGCAGTGGCTGCAGAGCCAGTAA